The following proteins come from a genomic window of Aequorivita marisscotiae:
- a CDS encoding OmpP1/FadL family transporter: protein MKKVLVLAVFALASAVTYAGGYRVSLQGNKALAMGHTGVAVINSSESVFFNPAAMVYLEDKFNISVGVHGVFSNIAYQDTQTGANARTDSPVGTPLYLYASYQATDWLAFGLGVYTPYGSSVEYEKDWEGSHLVNTIDLQAIYIQPTVSFKINDKLSFGGGPIYVTGSVNFNRNLNRTLTDIDGNRANVTIDASGVTSWGWVASSMFKFTDNLRIGATYRSEIILEAEEGTAEFENIPNSPLTPFQNTAIDAAMPLPAEMTVGMSYNFCEKWLFAFDFNRTFWDAYESLDINFENPAIPDSKNARNYKNASVYRFGMQYEATKMFTLRAGYYFDESPVREGYFAPETPRNDSNNFTAGLTVNLGEHLQIDASFLYSHFKEIDASYNYYFENGQAVPFKGTYKTNAFVPGLGLTYKL, encoded by the coding sequence ATGAAGAAAGTATTAGTACTCGCCGTTTTTGCACTTGCAAGTGCGGTGACTTATGCAGGCGGTTACCGTGTAAGCTTGCAGGGCAATAAAGCCTTAGCGATGGGCCACACCGGGGTCGCGGTAATAAATAGCAGCGAATCGGTATTTTTTAATCCTGCCGCTATGGTGTATTTGGAAGATAAATTTAATATCTCTGTTGGGGTGCATGGTGTATTTTCAAACATTGCCTATCAGGATACCCAAACTGGGGCCAATGCTCGCACCGATAGTCCAGTAGGAACGCCGCTTTATTTATACGCTTCGTACCAAGCTACAGATTGGTTGGCCTTTGGTCTTGGAGTTTACACGCCGTACGGAAGTTCGGTGGAGTATGAAAAAGATTGGGAAGGTTCGCATTTAGTTAATACAATTGATTTGCAGGCAATCTATATTCAGCCAACCGTATCGTTTAAAATAAACGATAAATTGAGTTTTGGAGGTGGTCCTATTTATGTTACGGGTTCTGTAAATTTTAATAGAAACCTTAACCGCACTCTTACAGATATAGACGGAAATCGTGCGAATGTAACTATTGATGCCAGCGGAGTAACAAGCTGGGGATGGGTTGCAAGCTCAATGTTTAAATTTACAGACAACCTTAGAATTGGTGCAACTTACCGCTCAGAAATTATTTTAGAAGCCGAAGAAGGTACCGCAGAATTTGAAAATATTCCTAATTCGCCCTTAACTCCTTTTCAAAATACAGCTATCGATGCTGCTATGCCATTACCTGCTGAAATGACTGTGGGTATGTCATACAATTTCTGTGAGAAATGGCTCTTTGCTTTTGATTTTAATCGAACTTTTTGGGATGCCTATGAATCATTAGATATCAATTTTGAAAATCCGGCTATTCCAGATTCCAAGAATGCACGTAATTATAAAAACGCTTCAGTATATCGTTTCGGTATGCAGTACGAAGCTACTAAAATGTTCACGCTAAGAGCAGGGTACTACTTTGATGAATCTCCAGTTCGCGAGGGTTATTTCGCACCCGAAACACCTCGAAACGATAGCAACAACTTTACTGCCGGACTTACCGTAAATCTTGGCGAGCACTTACAGATAGATGCCTCATTCCTATATTCACACTTTAAGGAAATAGATGCTTCGTACAACTATTATTTCGAAAATGGTCAGGCGGTTCCATTTAAAGGAACGTACAAAACCAATGCTTTTGTTCCGGGATTAGGGCTTACATATAAATTATAA
- a CDS encoding G-D-S-L family lipolytic protein, which produces MKNILKYTFAVLAVGFVSCEPEFDTPVTDEGFYTSGMADLSKYVSVGNSLTAGYADGALYITGQENSYPNIMAQQFSFAGGGEFNQPLMNDNLGGLLLGGTQITENRLVLAVDANGNPGPVRLAGTPTTEITNKLTGPFNNMGVPGAKSFHLVAPGYGNAAGVPTGAANPYYARFASSESATVISDAATQNATFFSLWIGNNDILSYATSGGSGVDQTGNFDPATYGGNDITDPNVFASVYSQQVDALTANGAKGVLVNIPEVTSIPYFTTVPTNAIPLDAATAGALNAQFAGYNTQILPGLAAMGVITPEEAAMRMINFSAGQNFPIMTDDDLTDLTVILQGAPFSLPQELAVLLGQLRQVKSDDLIVLTASSILGTTPDPNNPQGVIGVSIPLSDQYVLAVSEQARITAASTAYNATIQALAGAKGLAFVDAKSALASLANGGIAYDGGVLTSQFVTGGAFSLDGVHPTPRGYAYTANLIIRAINNTYDATIPTVHIGDYGTITATNN; this is translated from the coding sequence ATGAAAAATATACTTAAATATACATTCGCAGTTTTGGCCGTAGGCTTCGTAAGCTGCGAACCAGAATTTGATACGCCTGTAACAGACGAAGGTTTTTACACGAGCGGAATGGCAGATCTTTCAAAATATGTTTCTGTCGGAAACTCGTTAACTGCGGGTTATGCGGACGGTGCACTTTATATTACCGGGCAGGAAAATAGCTACCCAAATATTATGGCTCAGCAGTTTTCTTTTGCCGGTGGAGGTGAATTTAATCAACCATTAATGAATGATAATTTGGGCGGGTTGCTATTAGGCGGAACTCAGATTACTGAAAATAGATTAGTGCTTGCCGTAGATGCCAATGGAAATCCAGGACCCGTGCGTTTGGCCGGAACGCCAACAACCGAAATAACAAACAAATTAACTGGTCCGTTTAATAACATGGGGGTTCCCGGTGCAAAAAGTTTTCATTTGGTAGCACCAGGTTACGGAAATGCTGCGGGAGTACCAACAGGTGCGGCAAACCCTTATTATGCGCGTTTTGCAAGTAGTGAGAGTGCTACGGTTATTAGCGATGCTGCTACTCAAAATGCAACTTTTTTCAGTTTGTGGATTGGTAATAACGATATTTTAAGTTATGCAACTTCTGGTGGTTCTGGGGTTGATCAAACAGGTAATTTTGATCCAGCTACCTACGGAGGTAACGATATTACAGATCCAAATGTGTTTGCATCTGTTTACAGCCAACAAGTTGATGCCTTAACCGCAAATGGCGCTAAAGGTGTTTTGGTGAATATTCCTGAAGTTACATCTATTCCATACTTTACAACTGTGCCTACTAACGCAATTCCTTTAGATGCAGCTACTGCCGGTGCACTAAACGCGCAGTTTGCCGGTTATAATACGCAGATTTTGCCTGGCTTAGCGGCCATGGGCGTAATAACGCCCGAAGAAGCTGCCATGCGAATGATAAACTTTTCTGCAGGTCAAAACTTCCCAATTATGACCGATGATGATCTTACAGATCTAACGGTTATTTTACAAGGAGCTCCCTTTAGTTTACCGCAGGAATTGGCTGTTTTATTAGGGCAATTACGTCAAGTTAAATCTGACGATCTAATCGTACTAACCGCTTCTTCGATATTAGGGACTACGCCAGATCCAAACAATCCACAAGGAGTAATTGGGGTTTCCATTCCGTTAAGCGACCAATATGTTTTGGCCGTTTCAGAACAGGCTCGCATTACTGCGGCAAGTACAGCATATAACGCAACTATCCAAGCGTTGGCTGGGGCAAAAGGCTTGGCTTTTGTAGATGCCAAATCGGCATTGGCTAGTCTTGCCAATGGCGGAATTGCTTATGATGGTGGAGTTCTTACATCACAATTTGTAACAGGTGGCGCGTTCTCTTTAGATGGAGTTCACCCAACGCCTAGAGGTTATGCCTACACAGCCAACCTTATTATTAGAGCAATTAACAATACGTACGATGCAACAATCCCAACAGTACACATTGGCGATTACGGTACCATAACCGCTACGAATAATTAG
- a CDS encoding phage holin family protein, with product MKLIIKLLLTALAVVVLAKILPGVAVAGYGSAIIVAIVIALLRLLVKPILVVLTLPITIVTFGLFLLIINAVIILMAAYFIDSFAVASIWWALLFSLLLSLFQAVLFSLIKED from the coding sequence ATGAAACTCATCATTAAATTACTTCTTACCGCGCTAGCAGTTGTTGTTCTGGCAAAAATTCTTCCGGGTGTTGCGGTAGCTGGCTACGGATCGGCAATAATCGTTGCTATTGTTATAGCTTTATTGCGATTGCTGGTTAAACCAATTTTAGTAGTATTAACGCTGCCAATAACAATTGTAACTTTCGGACTGTTTTTGCTTATTATAAATGCGGTTATTATTCTAATGGCGGCTTATTTTATAGATAGTTTTGCAGTTGCATCTATTTGGTGGGCACTACTTTTTAGCCTGTTGCTTTCACTTTTTCAAGCTGTGTTGTTTTCGCTCATAAAGGAGGACTAG